From the Blastocatellia bacterium genome, one window contains:
- a CDS encoding Ig-like domain-containing protein — MSLFSSNKVRGIVISFSLMSCFLSVSPKVSLDTTNIANNDQIFLPLYDTVEPLAQNLLIKQRNPIVNEQNRITLTAVDSNGRLADGVIWSSGSPDIAQVNPTTGEVRGVKQGFATVTAKRGSESVSTFVVVARVRKGKGERVPGDSKLDNTGRLYISNPLQNVILVADKALTSGTKIFAGQRNRVGSQNGFREQALFAGPTAIAIDNNSKGGIYVADTLNHGIRKIGFNQQVETLIGAGFPGKSQFDSNDLAPFGQTLFNSPRGLVSDVGGNLYVSDTDNHAIYYVDFASNTVSLLAGQPGESGKEDGIGKQARFKRPAGLALSADGRLLTVADEDNNRVRVIEITRQENGRPIANVSTLGTSSSANIQNHNLVNEQNNNEIVFDRPQSISLDGVNNIYVVDNTGVQVITNPFGQNTQVTQLAQPGVSFNQAVNVVVQGTETFVLDAAATSEDEAIEVVTVGAPERAKVSPGFFVWKVGQKLLLQAQTLLQKAL; from the coding sequence ATGAGTTTATTTTCATCTAATAAAGTACGCGGCATAGTAATTTCATTTTCCTTAATGAGTTGCTTTTTAAGTGTTAGCCCAAAAGTATCTTTAGATACAACAAATATAGCTAATAATGACCAAATTTTCCTTCCATTATATGACACAGTAGAACCATTAGCGCAGAATTTACTAATCAAACAACGTAATCCCATTGTTAATGAACAAAACCGAATTACTTTAACAGCCGTTGACAGTAATGGCCGGCTTGCAGATGGAGTTATATGGTCTTCAGGTAGCCCAGATATTGCACAAGTAAATCCAACTACAGGAGAAGTTAGAGGAGTTAAACAAGGTTTTGCCACAGTTACAGCAAAACGAGGTAGTGAAAGTGTTTCTACCTTTGTTGTAGTGGCGAGAGTAAGAAAAGGTAAAGGTGAGCGAGTACCAGGAGATTCCAAACTTGATAACACAGGTCGTTTATATATTAGTAACCCGCTTCAAAATGTAATTTTAGTTGCAGATAAGGCCTTAACTTCAGGTACTAAAATTTTTGCTGGACAACGCAATAGAGTAGGCAGTCAAAATGGTTTTCGTGAACAAGCACTTTTTGCCGGCCCAACAGCAATTGCAATAGACAACAACTCAAAAGGTGGCATTTATGTTGCGGATACACTTAATCATGGAATTAGAAAAATAGGCTTTAATCAACAAGTAGAAACATTAATTGGAGCAGGTTTTCCAGGAAAAAGCCAATTTGACAGCAATGATTTAGCACCATTTGGACAAACCCTTTTTAATAGTCCACGCGGATTAGTATCAGATGTTGGGGGCAATCTTTATGTTTCAGATACAGATAACCATGCAATTTACTATGTAGATTTTGCTAGTAATACAGTAAGTTTACTTGCTGGTCAGCCAGGTGAAAGCGGCAAAGAAGATGGTATAGGCAAACAAGCTAGATTTAAGCGTCCTGCTGGTTTAGCACTTAGTGCAGATGGACGATTACTAACCGTAGCAGATGAAGACAATAATAGAGTTAGAGTAATTGAAATAACACGTCAAGAAAATGGTCGCCCTATTGCTAATGTTTCAACCTTAGGTACAAGTTCAAGTGCTAATATACAAAACCATAATTTAGTTAACGAACAAAACAATAATGAGATTGTTTTTGATCGTCCACAATCAATAAGTTTAGATGGTGTCAATAATATCTATGTAGTTGATAATACAGGGGTTCAAGTTATAACAAATCCATTTGGACAAAATACACAGGTTACACAACTGGCACAACCTGGAGTAAGTTTTAATCAAGCTGTTAATGTTGTAGTACAGGGAACAGAAACTTTTGTTCTTGATGCAGCCGCTACTTCTGAGGATGAAGCGATTGAGGTTGTAACGGTTGGCGCGCCAGAGAGAGCAAAAGTTAGTCCGGGGTTTTTCGTATGGAAGGTGGGGCAGAAATTGTTGTTACAGGCTCAAACTTTGCTCCAGAAAGCGTTGTAA
- a CDS encoding IPT/TIG domain-containing protein has product MEGGAEIVVTGSNFAPESVVTFGGNIIKDAQIVSATEIRFRVPSQDAPGIRTFSVLTRGGIAQKEVNVIAKPVSELNLEEVTTIAGGTAFSGDGGKALEANLSILTNSYVDSLGNVFIADNRAERIRRVDKETGIINTIAGGGTSLEEEV; this is encoded by the coding sequence ATGGAAGGTGGGGCAGAAATTGTTGTTACAGGCTCAAACTTTGCTCCAGAAAGCGTTGTAACTTTTGGTGGAAATATCATTAAAGATGCTCAAATTGTTAGTGCAACAGAAATAAGATTTAGAGTCCCATCACAGGATGCACCAGGTATTAGAACTTTTTCTGTTCTTACTCGCGGCGGTATTGCACAAAAGGAAGTAAATGTTATTGCTAAACCTGTTTCTGAGCTTAACTTAGAAGAAGTAACTACTATTGCTGGTGGAACAGCTTTTTCTGGTGATGGTGGTAAAGCCTTAGAAGCTAATCTAAGTATTTTAACTAATTCATATGTTGATAGCCTGGGCAATGTTTTTATTGCTGATAATAGGGCTGAACGTATAAGACGTGTTGATAAAGAAACAGGGATTATCAACACAATAGCAGGTGGTGGAACATCTCTTGAGGAAGAAGTTTGA
- a CDS encoding SDR family NAD(P)-dependent oxidoreductase, giving the protein MDISGKTVLVTGATGFIGHRLVEILAKEEGAKVRALARSKEKGDKLKEAIDKPIEIAIGDLTDLPSLKKASQGCEVIFHSAAWASDRGSREMFYQANVEGTKNIVIAAQTNNCQRFIHISSIAVYGFNPKDGTDENSAFDPESGLYSETKVGAEKVVLEAVEKEKFPAVIIRPGAVYGPRSSAWTIRPIKAIKDNKMFLVAGGTGLCNYVYIDNLVDAMIMAAKNDDVIGQGFIITDGKSTTWKEFFGYYAKMLGQEKLKTLPFPVAYIVALTMELAEKITGKKAPITRNALNFLTRRATYNINKAKQVLSYTPKVNLSEGMKLTEEWLRKEKLI; this is encoded by the coding sequence ATGGATATATCAGGCAAAACAGTTTTAGTTACTGGTGCAACAGGTTTTATTGGACATCGGTTAGTTGAAATTTTAGCTAAAGAAGAAGGTGCTAAAGTTCGTGCTTTAGCGCGTAGTAAGGAAAAAGGCGATAAGCTAAAAGAAGCCATAGACAAACCAATTGAAATAGCTATTGGAGATTTAACTGATCTGCCTTCATTAAAAAAAGCTAGTCAAGGGTGCGAAGTTATTTTTCATTCTGCTGCCTGGGCCAGTGACCGAGGTAGTCGAGAAATGTTTTATCAAGCTAATGTTGAAGGTACAAAAAATATTGTTATTGCAGCACAAACAAATAATTGTCAACGATTTATACATATTAGTAGTATTGCTGTATATGGATTTAATCCTAAAGATGGAACTGATGAAAACTCTGCTTTTGACCCTGAGAGTGGACTTTATTCAGAAACTAAAGTAGGAGCAGAAAAAGTAGTTTTAGAAGCTGTTGAAAAAGAAAAATTTCCTGCCGTAATTATCCGCCCTGGTGCAGTCTATGGGCCTCGCTCAAGTGCATGGACTATAAGACCAATAAAAGCAATTAAAGATAATAAAATGTTTTTAGTCGCTGGTGGTACAGGCTTATGTAATTATGTTTACATTGATAATCTAGTAGATGCAATGATAATGGCTGCTAAAAATGATGATGTGATAGGCCAAGGCTTTATTATTACTGATGGAAAAAGTACTACTTGGAAAGAGTTTTTTGGCTATTATGCAAAAATGCTAGGACAGGAAAAATTAAAAACACTTCCTTTTCCTGTTGCTTATATAGTAGCTTTAACAATGGAGTTAGCAGAAAAAATTACAGGAAAAAAAGCTCCTATTACAAGAAATGCACTGAATTTTCTTACTCGCCGAGCTACCTACAATATAAACAAAGCAAAACAAGTTTTAAGTTATACTCCTAAAGTTAATTTATCTGAAGGGATGAAATTGACTGAGGAATGGTTAAGAAAAGAAAAACTAATTTAA
- a CDS encoding CDGSH iron-sulfur domain-containing protein produces the protein MSDSPVEITINNNGSIRISGNFVIKDPSGKEFGLAGRTVIGLCRCGQSANKPFCDGAHARCGFQSPIEARDLPAPVKK, from the coding sequence ATGAGTGACTCACCCGTAGAAATTACCATTAATAACAATGGTTCAATAAGAATTAGTGGAAATTTTGTTATCAAAGATCCATCAGGAAAGGAGTTTGGTTTAGCAGGTCGTACTGTTATTGGTCTTTGCCGATGTGGACAAAGTGCTAATAAACCTTTCTGTGATGGTGCGCATGCTCGTTGTGGTTTTCAATCGCCAATAGAAGCACGTGATTTGCCAGCACCAGTAAAAAAATAA
- a CDS encoding sulfatase-like hydrolase/transferase, with protein MFLSELKSRISFYLTLGLISGFLLWIIEVVERFLSLKHNFVQPHEAFFFPFYFVPTVWGSLLWSLFLIMCMASRLISLEIIDKTKVTRNLINNKWKQNLFASLGLLLIFILLWALIPIYFTSPLYEMSVSITEKVPYVSLVFARKKLAILFMLFSLAIFTIILDLVITPLINLENNQITFTKNKKITLALFSLVVLFTTYYMDANFLVTRRDLSFHVPIHLLSVLASFGLIATIYKSIRKPILLISLILVVSSSIFTITTLKSNQNLKSLLWRCSTIARRYLTLAEQIQGCREKNLDELLALGQLNQISKSNALSDAENIVSSNNLEETRNIIFLSIDTLRADHMGIYGYKRSLTPNLDKFARKSIFCQQSYSIGTNTGHSFASILRSALGDGIFDSSIPSIAEVLEQKGYQTAFITSPKTENWLNKKRWAQYKTIIMNGFQEVVHQEPKTWDAAEMTDKSIELLKRLQEKGKFFAWIHYLDPHTPYVHHPEYDYGQGDLNIYDSEIAYTDAHIARLLEFLESSGLMKNSLLAFTSAHGEGFLEHGEVEHGGLPYVEQSFVPLWVYKPEIVPTKISKPVSHIDLAPTMLGFLKIPLPTGYEGQDISKIALDSTLAHPYVITETPRNIPEGTFFAWGLTEGHWRIIYDSVGNNWQLYNLTNDALEQKNLVDLELEKFHDLRTKLAEYLYKQSKRKNYSNWQSLKQMAESKSN; from the coding sequence ATGTTTTTATCAGAACTTAAATCTCGAATTTCTTTTTATTTAACTTTAGGGCTAATATCAGGTTTTTTACTTTGGATAATTGAAGTCGTAGAACGGTTTCTTAGCCTTAAACATAACTTTGTCCAACCTCATGAAGCATTTTTTTTCCCTTTTTATTTTGTCCCTACCGTTTGGGGAAGCCTGCTTTGGTCATTATTTTTAATTATGTGTATGGCTAGCAGATTAATTAGCCTTGAAATAATTGATAAGACTAAAGTTACAAGAAACTTAATTAATAACAAATGGAAACAAAACCTATTTGCTAGTTTAGGGCTATTATTAATTTTTATTTTGCTTTGGGCGTTAATTCCTATTTATTTTACTAGTCCACTTTATGAAATGTCTGTATCTATAACAGAAAAAGTCCCTTATGTCAGCCTAGTTTTTGCAAGAAAAAAACTTGCTATCTTATTTATGTTATTTAGTTTAGCAATATTTACCATTATCTTAGATCTAGTAATTACACCTTTAATAAATTTAGAAAACAATCAAATAACTTTTACCAAAAACAAAAAAATTACTCTAGCTTTATTTAGCCTAGTGGTTTTGTTTACAACTTACTACATGGACGCTAACTTTTTGGTGACACGTAGAGATTTAAGTTTCCATGTACCTATTCATTTGTTAAGTGTATTAGCATCATTTGGCTTAATTGCTACTATTTACAAGTCAATTAGAAAACCAATTTTATTAATTAGTTTAATTCTTGTAGTTAGCTCAAGTATTTTTACTATTACCACCTTAAAAAGTAATCAAAATTTAAAATCCTTACTTTGGCGATGTAGCACAATTGCAAGACGTTATTTAACCTTAGCTGAACAAATTCAAGGCTGTAGAGAAAAAAACTTGGATGAACTTTTAGCACTAGGACAATTAAACCAAATAAGTAAGTCTAATGCTTTATCCGACGCAGAAAATATAGTTAGTTCTAATAATTTAGAAGAAACCCGAAATATTATTTTTCTTTCTATAGACACATTAAGGGCTGACCATATGGGGATTTATGGTTATAAAAGGAGTTTGACACCAAATCTTGATAAGTTTGCTAGAAAAAGTATTTTTTGCCAGCAAAGTTATAGTATTGGAACTAATACAGGTCATTCTTTTGCGTCAATTTTACGTTCTGCGCTAGGTGATGGGATTTTTGACTCTAGCATTCCAAGCATTGCTGAAGTTTTAGAGCAAAAAGGCTACCAAACAGCTTTTATAACTAGTCCAAAAACTGAGAATTGGTTAAATAAAAAACGTTGGGCGCAGTATAAAACCATTATTATGAATGGTTTTCAAGAAGTTGTACATCAAGAACCAAAAACTTGGGATGCAGCAGAAATGACGGATAAATCCATAGAACTACTAAAACGACTTCAGGAAAAAGGAAAGTTCTTTGCTTGGATTCATTACCTAGATCCACATACTCCTTACGTACATCACCCAGAATATGATTACGGACAAGGTGACTTAAATATTTATGATAGCGAAATTGCTTATACAGATGCTCATATTGCTCGCTTATTAGAGTTTTTAGAAAGTTCTGGACTAATGAAAAACTCTCTTCTTGCTTTTACTTCTGCTCATGGAGAAGGATTTCTTGAACATGGTGAGGTAGAGCATGGCGGGCTTCCTTATGTAGAGCAAAGTTTTGTTCCTTTATGGGTTTACAAACCTGAAATAGTGCCAACAAAAATAAGTAAACCTGTTTCACATATTGATTTAGCCCCAACAATGCTTGGATTCTTAAAAATTCCTTTGCCAACTGGTTATGAAGGTCAAGATATTAGCAAAATTGCTTTAGATAGTACCTTGGCCCACCCTTATGTAATTACAGAAACACCTAGAAATATTCCTGAAGGGACATTTTTTGCTTGGGGTTTAACCGAAGGTCATTGGAGAATTATTTATGACTCAGTTGGTAATAACTGGCAGCTATATAATTTAACTAATGACGCTTTAGAGCAAAAGAATTTAGTTGATTTAGAACTAGAAAAATTTCATGACCTACGCACTAAACTTGCTGAGTATTTATATAAACAAAGTAAAAGAAAAAATTATTCTAATTGGCAAAGCTTAAAACAAATGGCTGAAAGTAAATCTAATTAA